One window of Paenibacillus albicereus genomic DNA carries:
- a CDS encoding CopG family ribbon-helix-helix protein has translation MANVQNTKRIMISIPDHLLEEVDGIVAKENSNRSEFIRQAMKLYLVERKKRQIRELMQRGYLEMAKINLNMASEAFQAEEDADRALGRLVSGV, from the coding sequence GTGGCCAATGTACAGAATACCAAACGAATCATGATCAGCATTCCGGATCATCTGCTGGAAGAAGTGGACGGCATTGTCGCCAAGGAGAATTCCAACCGCAGCGAGTTCATCCGCCAGGCGATGAAGCTGTATCTGGTGGAACGCAAGAAGCGTCAAATCCGTGAGTTGATGCAGAGAGGTTATCTGGAAATGGCTAAAATCAACCTGAACATGGCCTCGGAAGCTTTTCAAGCGGAGGAAGACGCTGACCGGGCGCTCGGCCGTCTCGTAAGCGGGGTGTAG
- the alr gene encoding alanine racemase has protein sequence METYYRPTRAEISLDALRHNIGAFRSSTPEGMKLLASVKANAYGHGLVPVSREAEACGADYLGVAFLDEAVRIRRAGIAMPILVLGYVPAHALGLARSLDITIALYRDDVLEAARSLPMDGSRRLKVHVKLDTGMGRLGRLADGSGDAMRFIEEALRVPQLHVEGMFTHFAKSDEADKSYTELQYARFAAVSDEIRRRGLPIGILHSANTAAGMDTPELGGDMLRLGIGMYGLYPSDEVDRTKLSLQPVLSLKSELVHVKALTERWGISYGTRYFAERGERIGTIPIGYADGFSRLLTGKAHALVRGQRVPVAGTICMDQCMVALDAAEAATGSPIAAGEEAVLIGRQKDAEITAEELAAQLGTINYEITCMLASRVPRVYVRGGEIVEVENPLSHG, from the coding sequence GTGGAAACTTATTACCGTCCGACCCGCGCCGAGATTTCCCTCGATGCCCTGCGTCACAACATCGGGGCATTCAGGAGCTCGACGCCGGAAGGAATGAAGCTGCTCGCTTCGGTCAAGGCCAATGCCTACGGCCACGGACTCGTTCCGGTCTCGCGGGAGGCGGAGGCCTGCGGCGCCGATTATCTCGGCGTCGCCTTTCTCGACGAGGCGGTCCGCATCCGCAGGGCCGGCATCGCGATGCCGATCCTCGTCCTCGGGTACGTGCCGGCGCATGCGCTCGGTCTCGCCCGCTCGCTGGACATTACGATCGCCTTGTACCGGGACGACGTGCTCGAGGCGGCGCGTTCGCTGCCGATGGACGGCTCCCGCCGGCTCAAGGTCCATGTGAAGCTCGATACGGGCATGGGCCGGCTTGGGCGGCTCGCCGACGGCTCCGGCGACGCGATGCGCTTCATCGAGGAGGCGCTGCGCGTGCCGCAGCTGCACGTGGAGGGCATGTTCACGCATTTCGCCAAGTCGGACGAAGCGGACAAGAGCTATACCGAGCTGCAATATGCGCGTTTCGCGGCCGTCTCGGACGAGATCCGCAGGCGAGGACTGCCGATCGGCATTCTGCACAGCGCCAATACGGCCGCCGGCATGGACACGCCGGAGCTCGGCGGAGACATGCTGCGGCTCGGCATCGGCATGTACGGTCTGTATCCGTCGGACGAGGTGGATCGGACCAAGCTGTCGCTGCAGCCGGTGCTCTCGCTGAAGTCCGAGCTCGTGCATGTCAAGGCGCTTACGGAGCGCTGGGGCATCAGCTACGGCACCCGCTACTTCGCGGAGCGGGGCGAGCGCATCGGCACGATTCCGATCGGCTACGCGGACGGCTTCAGCCGGCTGCTGACTGGCAAGGCGCATGCGCTCGTGCGCGGCCAGCGGGTGCCGGTCGCCGGCACGATCTGCATGGATCAGTGCATGGTGGCGCTCGACGCGGCCGAGGCGGCGACGGGATCGCCGATCGCCGCCGGTGAGGAAGCCGTGCTGATCGGCCGCCAGAAAGACGCGGAGATCACCGCGGAGGAGCTGGCCGCGCAGCTCGGCACGATCAACTACGAGATCACGTGCATGCTCGCTTCGAGGGTGCCGAGAGTCTACGTAAGGGGCGGCGAGATCGTAGAGGTCGAGAATCCGCTTTCGCACGGTTGA
- a CDS encoding LolA family protein, which translates to MHRISLIAALMACFILVLAGCGKKDAGSVVKELGKLQEKTETYQGSGTMTLHTATQPLQYKVDVKFQKPNYYRIALTNEKKDLTQIVLRNDEGVFVLTPSLNKVFRFQSNWPEEQGQVYLYQTLVESILKDNSRQFASDKESYVFDVMANYQNASLARQKIWLSKDNYAPKQVEVSDSNSAVLVDVKFDSFKFNEKLEKSVFDTKANLQSSPAAGSQPTTAVPEGQAGATDGTVTDDAAGADPEAAEEDGNASGGGVAADPSSSSFIPMEPSYLGPEGIAFKDSSDIEFGGNPGVMLRYDGTYSYTLIETQPDDYASAAGTGRIVDLGYTVGQLSEGQPMTLAWTYQGTYFRLTSDNLPENELIQVAQSVVDDMTK; encoded by the coding sequence ATGCATCGCATAAGCTTGATCGCGGCTCTGATGGCCTGCTTCATTCTGGTGCTGGCCGGATGCGGCAAAAAGGATGCGGGCTCCGTGGTGAAGGAGCTCGGCAAGCTGCAGGAGAAGACGGAAACGTATCAAGGTTCGGGAACGATGACGCTGCATACGGCTACGCAGCCGCTTCAGTACAAGGTCGACGTGAAATTCCAGAAGCCGAACTACTACCGGATCGCGCTGACGAACGAGAAGAAGGACCTGACTCAGATCGTCCTGCGCAACGATGAAGGCGTGTTCGTCCTGACGCCGAGCCTCAATAAAGTGTTCCGCTTCCAAAGCAACTGGCCGGAGGAGCAGGGGCAGGTATACCTGTACCAGACGCTGGTGGAGAGCATCCTGAAGGACAATTCCCGCCAGTTCGCCAGCGACAAGGAGAGCTATGTGTTCGACGTCATGGCGAACTACCAGAACGCCTCGCTGGCCCGCCAGAAAATCTGGCTGAGCAAGGACAACTATGCTCCGAAGCAGGTCGAGGTGAGCGACTCCAACAGCGCCGTGCTTGTGGACGTGAAGTTCGATTCGTTCAAATTCAACGAGAAGCTGGAGAAGAGCGTGTTCGATACGAAGGCGAACCTGCAAAGCTCCCCGGCAGCCGGCTCGCAGCCGACGACCGCCGTGCCGGAAGGCCAGGCGGGAGCAACGGACGGCACGGTGACCGATGACGCGGCAGGCGCCGATCCGGAAGCAGCCGAGGAGGACGGCAACGCGTCCGGGGGCGGAGTCGCCGCCGATCCGTCGAGCTCGAGCTTCATCCCGATGGAGCCGTCCTACCTCGGTCCGGAGGGCATCGCGTTCAAGGACAGCAGCGACATCGAATTCGGCGGCAATCCGGGCGTCATGCTGCGCTATGACGGCACGTACAGCTACACGCTGATCGAGACGCAGCCGGACGACTACGCGTCGGCGGCAGGCACCGGACGGATCGTCGATCTCGGCTACACGGTCGGCCAGCTGAGCGAAGGTCAGCCGATGACGCTGGCGTGGACCTACCAAGGCACCTATTTCCGCCTCACTTCCGATAATTTGCCGGAGAACGAGCTGATTCAGGTCGCGCAGTCGGTCGTCGACGACATGACCAAGTAA